The DNA window ttttctttcttttgcctgcctgcctgcctgcctgtGTCTGCACTTCGTCTCTTTCGATCGAACCTGGTTATCTTAGATATGTCTTTCCTGTTGAACATTGAATTTAGTTTCTTAGAACTCAtgattgtgtttgatttttatgtgttgCAATGGCTCGTGAGTGGATGGTGCATGCTATTATCCTATAAACTAGAAAAGGTTGATGAAAAGTAACATTGGAGTTCACTGCACCAAGATTCGCGTTGTTCATTGCACTGTTCATggtgcataatttttttcatttaggttatcaagtttttttttaatataatttcgtCATTCTAGGTTACATTAACATggttttatatgtttatatttctttcaatttatatgcTCTTACATGTAACAAATGTCAAGAAATATTTTGATCGACTTTAGGTTgtagttaaaaaagaaattaaaaaaaatgaagagaaacttaaaaaataacaaacaaaatagaTCCATTTAGATTTGGAAGCAAAAAACTTCACTTTATtcgtaaaattttattttatgtattatttagttcatattattttagaaatttaccTTTTGAttccaaaattcaattttttttttcatgtttcggTTTCTAAAAGTTAGGAGAAAAAAGCGAAagttactaaaaaatattaagaaggaaaaagataTTTGGATAACTACATCTTaaccatcaaaataattaacttcacgttgcaagttgttttttaaagtttttttcgtgctgaaatatattaaaataatatattttttattttttaaaaattatttttaaaatcaacgcatcaaaacaattcaaaatatatataaaaaattaaattttaataaaaaagaatttgaatttgagaACGTGGGTTGGCCACATTTTCAAACAGGCTTTAAATCCGCCGTCCTGCTGAGCATAGCCCAGTCTTAAAGAAGATTCGAAAACCATCTAGGCCTAGGCGTAGTTAGGACTTCCTGGGCTCAGATCAGACCTGGCTGTGACAGTCTACTTGATCGGCAAAAGCTAGAAAGGGAATTATTTGTGCTGTGGACGTGTGAGGGAAGGAGAACAAGGTGCATTTTATGCACCTGTCTCTATTCCTACGATGAAGCCACAATGGAGTGATGGACCCCAATGCAAGAGCAGAGAGAAGATTTGGAGTGATAATTCCAGGTGGCACCACTCAGAGCCATTACAACCTTATCCCGCATCAAAAATCTGATCTCTTTCTCATCATCCAGTATCCAAAACCATCCATTTCCCTTCACATATCACAAACACAAACATCCAAACCCGTTTTCTAGGCACCACAAAGCCCAGCAAACAGAGCTTGATAGTTTATTATACACGAAACAATCGACCTTTTCTAGTTGAAGGTAGTGAAGCAAAGAGACATGGCCTCCACTGCATGCTTCTTGCACCACCATGCACTAACCACTCCTGCCAGATCAACCTCATCATCACAGCGCCAAGTGGTTAACCTCAAGCCCGCCCAGCTGGTTTGCAGGGCACAGAAGCAGGCAGTACAGGAAGAGGATGACGGTGTTGTGTCTCGTAGATTGGCACTCACTGTGCTCATTGGTGCTGCTGCCCTTGGCTCAAAGGTTGCTCCCGCTGATGCTGCCTATGGTGAATCTGGTAAAACATACATAAGCTAAGCTCCTTATTTATACTTGTCTTAATTGCTTGTAAGTGATGAACTGAAATGGCTAGTAGTATATGCGTTTTAATGTTGAAATCGAAGCAGGACTCTATGGAGGTTCTGCTTAACATGTTGGCATCATATGTATGCCATGATtcttgtcttttctattttgggACAATCAACCGCCAGCTCTGgttttttccaataaaaccAGTAAGTATCCACAAGAATAGAACATCCATAGATATATCTTCACTGGCAAAATCAAATAACTCCATCGCATTAATCATAACCAAGTATCCCATATTTATGTGGTCTTTGGCTTTACCTACCTCTGAACTGAAGGAGTTAAACTGTACTAGTTTCAGcttatgttaaaagaaaagaaaaaaaaaacaccgtaTTGATTTCATCATATTGGATGGTAGCTAGTTTAGATAGGGGGAAGTCACTCGAGGAACATACTGGTTAATCCAACTCACTTGAGATTGGAGTGATTAAGGAGAGAATGCTCTCTCTTAATGGACATTTTActgattctaaaaaaaaaggcgACTAAAGAGGGGAAATTCATGTCCTCTGAATCTGATACCCTCCAAACCATCCATAAACGTGGGCATGGTACTCTGTCTCGAGAAACAGAATTGATCAAATTTGTCTAGTTGATCAGTTTACATGGCTCGTTGCAGCCAATATTTTCGGGAAGCCAAAGACAAACACAGACTTCTTGCCCTACAATGGAGATGGATTCAAGTTGTCAGTTCCAGCAAAATGGAATCCAAGCAAAGAGAGAGAGTTCCCTGGTCAGGTTCTGAGATATGAGGACAATTTTGATGCCACCAGCAACCTTTCTGTCATGGTCACCCCAACTGACACGAAATCCATCGCCGACTACGGTTCCCCTGAGGAATTCCTCTCGAAGGTACAATCATTTTTCGTATTCTCAATCCATCAAATTTATGCAGAAGTTCAAATCTGCATGGAAGATGTTTTTAACTACTTCCAAGCTTTCTTTCAAAGTCTGAATTTTGGAAAAATGGTAGAAACTTGACAAATATTTTGCTTTGGTTACTGCAGGTGGATTACTTGCTTGGAAAACAATCCTCCTTGTTTGCGACTTCATCTGAGGTACTGTCGAAACAACGGAGAAACATTGCAGAATAATTCGTTTGATTTTCATGTTGTTTATAAGACGTGCTAAACCTTCTCAAACTAGACCACTAAAGAATTAAGTGGAacaattttctgtttttatccACCCAAAGTAGCAGTgtttatgcatttttatttcatgtgaATCTAAACTGATCATGCAGGGTGGTTTCGACACCAATACCGTAGCAACGGCTAACATATTGGAGACCTCAACTCCGGTGATCGATGGGAAACAATATTACTTCTTGTCAGTGCTGACAAGGACTGCTGATGGAGATGAAGGTGGCAAGCACCAACTTATCACAGCCACTGTGAAAGATGGTAAGCTTTACATTTGCAAGGCACAAGCTGGAGACAAGAGATGGTTCAAGGGAGCAAGAAAGTTCGTGGAGAGCGCTGCAAGTTCTTTCAGTGTTGCTTAAGAAACGTAACTAAGAAATTGTtgtaaatcaaattgaaatatgTGATGTTTATTTTGAGCTGTTGTCCAGCTTTCCTTATTGCTAAAAAAATCTTAGAGCACGTACTTGATTGATTGGAGGCTCGACCAAAATGATAGAACCCcttgacaaaatattttcaacttttatcTTTGGCTGTGGGAAAAAAAAGCAGCTAACTGGCCTGGGAAAGTTAAATgttgcaaggaaaaaaacactaattttgAAACTACAGTAAACAAAGCACAAGATTTCCCCCCCTAACAAAACTAACAACAAATTACagcctttttttttgtccagAAGTTTTTGATCAACTAGCACGTAATAGGACCTACCATCTAACCCACAATTAACCCCCaatggtaaaagcttgggaccaaaAAGTTTGCTCCTCTATGATCTCAAGTTTAAGCCCTatagttgctaatataatagccactggaggcttacatggttgttaacttcaaggccagtgggattagtcgaggtacgcgaaAGCTGGctcgaacacccacgttaataaaaaaaaaaaaaaaagaggaaagagcTCATCCAACgttaaaaatgataagaaatttaTTATCAGAAAGTCGCTGCACAATTCACATGCTTGTTTGATATGAATTCAATGTCTGctggaaacaaaaataaagtatatacaTGAAAGCAATGGTCAAGGAAAAGAAGTATTTATCTGAAAATATCATGCTTGAGTTTCTTTCAAGTTCCTCCATTGCAGTAGTGGGTGCCATTGCTGTGAGCACTCTTGTGCTTCACATGCAGGGAATTCAAGCCCCATATTCGAATGGTACGATCATCACTAGCAGATGCTAACATGTATGGATTTGCTGGATTCCAGCTCACGCAGTTAACTGCTCCAGAATGACCTGGCAATGCCTCTACAAGATCTCCCGAGCCTCTATGCCAGATATATACCTGCAGATATAGATAATTTGAACTTCAGAAAGAAATGATAATAGCACTCAAACACTTCAGAATTAAATATCCAGAACCAAAGAGTTTCATCTACACTCGTTCCAAAACACAGCCAGCCAAAATTCATCAAATCTGCTGAACGTAGTTACCCTCCTCCCTTATTTATAAACTAATAACCCAGAATTCAAGAATgacaataacaaacaaaagcAATGCCTTTTTTTAGAGATTCCAGAATGTTTCAACAGCTGCTCCTTACTTGTGTAATTATAGTACCATACAATAAATAGTACAACCTAGACATTCAAGAGGTTCAGACACTTGGACATCTAATAGCCAAGCTTGATCCTCTCTCTTCATCCAACTTTGCACATGCAGTTATGCCAGTGATAGCTTTTAGTTCTTCCACCATTTCTGATTTTGATCCTTGGGTTATACATTCAGGAGCCAATGATCACATGAATTGGTCTTcaaaatttttttcatcttatggTCCTGGAAAAAGTTTTTTCCAGCATGTCTCATTAATAGGATGCCACTTAGAGTTCTTGAGCTCAGAAGTTCCTACAAGGAGCATCGACAATATGTTGGTAAGTTGGGTCCGCGAGCATTGAAATGTGTTTTCACTGCATACTTTGCTACTTAGAAAGGGTATAAACGTTATCATCCTTCAAGTAGGAAAATGTTTGTTAGCATGGATGTAACTTTTTGTGAAAATGAGAGGAAGGTCAACAAGAGTGCAGATATGTAATTGGTATCCCCAACTCTGTTTAATCCTAGACCATGATTGGAGGGAGCAACTCGGAGGGATAGAGAGAAGGAGAAAGGAGATGAAAATCTGGCAGAAATCGAGGAATGCAAGAGTGATGAGAAaccagaaagagagaaagaaatagttAAGGAAGATGATGGGGAAACTAGAAAGGGACAGCAGGAGAAGGTTTAGCAGGTTACattagcaagaaaaaaacaaaagtcaatgaATCTACTATACCTAGCCAAGAACCATCTTCGAATTCAACCTTACAACATACTTCTGACTATAAGTTTCCTAACTCTTCCACTGAAAATGTTAATTCTTTCTATTGATGATCTTACTATAGCTCTTAGAAAAAAGAGTTTGAAGTTGTACCGAACATCATTTATCTAATTTTGTGTAGGATCGGTTGTCACCTTCATATAGAGCTTTTGTATCCTCCTCAGAATTGGACGGAGGCTGTTGAAAATACTATTTTTGGGGTcatcagaaaacaaagaaatatccGATTTCATaacatgaaaagttttttttagttctttaaaagaaaatctgCTCAAATCacattctttcatttttgttttgaaaacttCAGATCTTTCTTTCAAGAAAATGGCCATTCAAGCTCCCTTTATTCATTCCTTCAACCCGTATGGATGTTCTTAAATTGAAAGATGGCTCCTCTTCACTGGCTTTCTAGTCTTTGCATCCACTTGGCTACTCGTACGGTTCCTAAGGGATAGAATTTGATCCTAATCAACTGACTTTATCAAGAAAGATTACTTTCGGATGCTTGAAGGCCCCGCTGACCAGAAGTAATTTAGAAAGATTCTTCTTTCTCGATGGTGATCGGTAAAGTAAAGGAAGGGGCACTTCTTTCGGTCGATTCAATGCTTTTATTTGCATTACAGGTCATTTTAGAGGAAAGAGATCTCGTTTTCAGTAGGCGGAAAGAAGCTATGGTAAAGGAGATGAGAGCGATTTTGAAAAATGACACATGGAAGCTCACTACTCTTCCTGTTGTTGAGAGAGTGGTAGGTTGCAAATGGGTTTTATCCATTAAGCAGAAGTCAGATAGAAGTATTGATAGGTAGAAGACAAGGCTAGTTGCTAAGAGATATACCCAAACTTATAGAATTGGATATCAGGAAACGCCAGCTCCTATTGCAAAAATGAACTCAATCAGGGTATCATTATCTATTGCATCAAACCTAGGATGGGACTCGCAACTATTAGATGTGAATAATGCTTTTCTACATGGGAACTTAATGGAAGAAGTGTACATGAAAATTCCTCTAGGTTTCTCTTATGAGAAGAGAGAGGGCAAGGTCTGCAAGTTGAGAAAAACTTTATATGGCATTAAGCAATCTCCATGTACATGGTTTGATAGATTCATCAAGGCAATTCTTAGATTTGGGTACAAACAAAGCAATGGAGACTAGGAGACACACTATGTTCATTAAACATTACCAAGGCAAGAAAACAATTCTCATTGTATATGTTAATGACATTGTGGTGACAAAAAATGATCATGAGGAGGTTCATATGTTGAAGTATCTTGCTaaagaatttgaaaacaaagacCTTGGGAGGTTGCGTTATTTTCTAGGAATTGAAGTCGCAAGGTTAAGTAAGGGCATCTTCATTTCTTAGAGGAAGTATATTCTTGATCTACTACCTGAAACAAGGATGTTGGGTTATAAATCAGTTGACTCCCTTATAGAAGTGAATCATCACCTTGTCGATTGTGAAGATGAAGTAGTTGGAATGGGGAGATATCAAAGCATGGATGCTAGGTTGATTTATATACCCAATCTGATATAATTTATTCAGTTAGTGTTATCAGTCAGTTTATGCATGATCCTCACGCATCCCACCTTGATGTTGTTTATCGCATCCTTAGATATCTAAAGTCTGCTCCTGGAAAGGGGTTGTTGTTTTCTAATAATAGTTACTTCAAGGTAGAAGCACATGGAGTGTGTGAACTTTTGTGACTAAAAAATCTGATGTGTACTTGTTTCACATTATACTTTCAAGATGGCAATGAGAGATATCAATGTCTTATCTTGAAAGGGAGTGTTGTCAAAAGCAATTATTAAATATAGT is part of the Populus trichocarpa isolate Nisqually-1 chromosome 2, P.trichocarpa_v4.1, whole genome shotgun sequence genome and encodes:
- the LOC7480710 gene encoding oxygen-evolving enhancer protein 2, chloroplastic, whose translation is MASTACFLHHHALTTPARSTSSSQRQVVNLKPAQLVCRAQKQAVQEEDDGVVSRRLALTVLIGAAALGSKVAPADAAYGESANIFGKPKTNTDFLPYNGDGFKLSVPAKWNPSKEREFPGQVLRYEDNFDATSNLSVMVTPTDTKSIADYGSPEEFLSKVDYLLGKQSSLFATSSEGGFDTNTVATANILETSTPVIDGKQYYFLSVLTRTADGDEGGKHQLITATVKDGKLYICKAQAGDKRWFKGARKFVESAASSFSVA